The Dehalogenimonas sp. 4OHTPN genome window below encodes:
- a CDS encoding DMT family transporter, which produces MFNNWRSSTRLAAAALVAVTAAWGATFVVVQNAVSKVPVMDFLAVRFCVAAAAMLALRPMALRKMGRDGYIRSVWLGLALGLGYITQTYGLQHTSASVSGFITGMFVVLTPVISWLILGRKTGPNVWLAVLLATLGLTILSVRGGSVGIGELLTLLCAVLFALHIVGLGEWSSKHDIYGLALLQIAFVGGLCLAAAVPDGLTLPPDAVVWGAVALTALVATAFAFIIQTWAQSLMSPARAAVIMTMEPVFAGFFAVLLAGDQLTLRIILGGMLVLAAMILTEIKPGTSLKRLEI; this is translated from the coding sequence ATGTTCAACAACTGGAGGAGTTCGACAAGGTTGGCGGCGGCTGCTCTGGTCGCTGTGACGGCCGCCTGGGGCGCTACCTTTGTTGTCGTCCAGAACGCGGTCTCCAAAGTCCCGGTCATGGACTTCCTGGCCGTCAGGTTCTGCGTTGCTGCGGCTGCAATGCTGGCTCTTCGCCCTATGGCCTTACGGAAAATGGGGAGGGATGGCTACATAAGGTCGGTTTGGCTTGGCCTGGCGCTCGGTCTCGGCTATATTACCCAGACTTACGGCCTCCAGCATACATCCGCATCAGTTTCCGGTTTTATCACCGGGATGTTTGTGGTCCTGACCCCGGTTATTTCATGGTTGATTCTTGGGCGTAAGACCGGCCCCAATGTATGGCTGGCTGTTCTGTTGGCGACCTTGGGTTTGACCATTCTTTCGGTTCGGGGCGGTTCAGTCGGCATCGGCGAGCTCCTGACTCTACTCTGCGCTGTGTTATTTGCGCTCCATATCGTCGGTTTGGGCGAATGGTCTTCGAAGCACGACATTTACGGCTTGGCGCTTTTGCAAATTGCCTTCGTTGGAGGATTGTGCCTGGCGGCGGCCGTGCCCGACGGCTTGACACTGCCGCCGGACGCCGTGGTTTGGGGTGCGGTGGCGCTGACGGCACTGGTGGCAACCGCCTTCGCCTTCATCATTCAAACCTGGGCTCAGTCATTGATGAGTCCAGCCAGAGCCGCGGTAATCATGACCATGGAACCGGTATTCGCTGGATTTTTTGCCGTTCTGCTTGCCGGAGACCAATTGACTCTTCGTATAATCTTAGGCGGCATGCTGGTCCTGGCAGCCATGATTCTTACTGAAATAAAACCCGGCACTAGTCTGAAACGCCTGGAAATCTAA
- a CDS encoding cyclase family protein, with translation MQPKHPKLWIDASITLDEGTVVWPGDPGVEITPVRQIRDGAAYNLSSISMSLHTGTHLDAPRHYFELGLSVDRVPLDLLIGPVQVIELPGGEPVTLQTFMKCRIGTCKRLILKTNTAGLPPAGKFNRDYRYITPEAGQYLVEKEIGLVGIDSPSIGPIEPDAYDVHHCLLDAGIWILEGLDLSMITPGMYDLICLPMKIRNGDGAPVRIVLRRR, from the coding sequence ATGCAACCAAAACATCCAAAATTATGGATTGATGCTTCAATAACACTGGATGAGGGCACGGTCGTATGGCCTGGCGATCCAGGTGTCGAGATCACCCCTGTCCGGCAGATCCGTGACGGCGCAGCGTATAACCTTTCATCTATTTCAATGAGTCTTCATACCGGTACTCATCTGGATGCCCCCCGACATTATTTCGAACTTGGATTGTCAGTTGACCGGGTGCCTCTTGATCTGCTGATCGGGCCAGTCCAGGTGATAGAGTTACCAGGTGGAGAGCCGGTTACGCTCCAGACATTTATGAAATGCCGGATAGGAACATGTAAAAGGTTGATTTTAAAGACGAATACCGCGGGATTGCCGCCGGCGGGAAAGTTCAATCGAGATTATCGCTACATCACCCCGGAAGCGGGGCAATATCTGGTCGAAAAGGAGATCGGATTGGTCGGGATCGACAGCCCGTCAATCGGCCCCATCGAGCCTGATGCTTATGATGTCCATCACTGTCTGCTTGATGCGGGCATCTGGATCTTAGAAGGTCTTGACCTATCCATGATTACCCCGGGCATGTACGATCTGATCTGCCTGCCGATGAAAATACGGAATGGTGACGGGGCCCCGGTCAGGATTGTCCTGCGGCGGCGGTAG
- the dnaX gene encoding DNA polymerase III subunit gamma/tau codes for MSCQVYYRKWRPQRLSEVVGQEPITRTLLSALNQRRLAQAYLFCGPRGTGKTSTGRILAKAVNCLSNEGAGEPCNTCAMCRAITDGRALDVVEIDAASNTGVDDIRELKERVNYAPAEARFKVYIIDEVHMLSTSASNALLKTLEEPPPRVIFILATTELHKILPTIMSRCQRFDFRRLSNDDIAGKLSEVAAAEGIDISESAVAMLARAGGGALRDAENLLQQVATVCDGHIGLKDVQSSLGLTSDDRSGKLLAAIATGDAAAGLRLLYGVAADGIDLKQFNRELVERLRQLLMVKAGSADAAGLSVDELAETQALASATTIEQILRALKGFSALSAGTDMGTPLAMEMALVDATIKPSPAEKIVEVKPGRAEPAQVPIRKVEPAAKPAEVTSPPPVPVSPLIIQPKDSQPAPGAKEQMVDEVPPPVNEPKLAGAPVTTLGELQDQWPQILTQAPPRLRRSTALAILRSADIVQPVSFNNGTITLSFKFAVHMNKINEPENKKITAEILSACVGAPCQIACVFDQVSNHLVKEAQKRGAEIIKVEDKWISQK; via the coding sequence ATGTCTTGCCAGGTTTATTACCGAAAATGGCGCCCGCAGCGGCTTTCTGAAGTGGTTGGCCAAGAGCCGATAACCCGCACTCTGCTATCCGCTTTAAATCAACGCCGTTTGGCTCAGGCTTACCTTTTCTGCGGACCCCGGGGCACGGGTAAAACCTCCACCGGGCGCATCCTAGCCAAGGCGGTCAACTGCCTGAGCAATGAAGGCGCCGGCGAACCGTGCAACACTTGTGCCATGTGCCGGGCTATCACCGACGGCCGAGCCCTGGATGTGGTCGAGATCGATGCAGCGTCTAACACCGGCGTCGATGATATCCGCGAACTTAAAGAGCGCGTCAACTACGCCCCGGCCGAAGCCCGCTTCAAGGTCTATATCATCGACGAGGTCCATATGCTGTCGACAAGCGCGAGCAATGCGCTTCTGAAGACGTTGGAAGAGCCGCCGCCGCGGGTCATTTTCATCCTTGCGACGACCGAACTGCATAAGATACTGCCCACTATCATGTCCCGCTGCCAGCGCTTCGACTTCCGCCGGCTTTCCAACGACGACATCGCCGGTAAACTCTCGGAAGTGGCTGCCGCCGAAGGTATCGACATCAGCGAATCCGCGGTAGCCATGCTGGCCCGGGCTGGCGGGGGTGCCCTGCGCGACGCTGAGAACCTGCTCCAGCAGGTTGCCACGGTCTGCGACGGCCATATCGGTCTCAAAGATGTCCAGTCCTCGCTGGGACTGACCAGCGACGACCGGTCCGGGAAACTCCTGGCTGCTATTGCAACCGGTGACGCCGCCGCCGGGCTGCGCCTGTTGTATGGCGTAGCCGCCGACGGCATCGACCTGAAGCAATTCAATCGAGAACTGGTCGAGCGATTACGCCAGTTACTCATGGTCAAAGCCGGTTCCGCCGATGCCGCAGGGCTGAGTGTCGATGAACTGGCCGAGACTCAAGCTCTAGCCTCTGCAACGACCATCGAACAGATATTGAGAGCTTTGAAAGGCTTTTCCGCCCTATCCGCCGGAACCGATATGGGCACTCCGCTGGCCATGGAAATGGCTCTTGTTGACGCGACAATAAAACCATCGCCTGCCGAAAAAATCGTCGAAGTTAAGCCCGGTAGAGCCGAACCGGCGCAAGTACCGATAAGGAAAGTTGAGCCCGCCGCTAAACCTGCCGAAGTGACCTCGCCGCCGCCGGTTCCAGTCAGTCCTTTGATCATCCAGCCGAAGGATTCTCAACCTGCCCCCGGCGCTAAAGAACAAATGGTTGATGAGGTTCCGCCACCAGTGAATGAGCCGAAACTGGCCGGAGCGCCGGTAACGACGCTCGGAGAATTGCAGGATCAATGGCCTCAAATTCTGACTCAAGCACCGCCAAGGCTGAGGCGATCGACGGCACTGGCCATCCTGAGATCTGCAGACATCGTCCAGCCTGTCAGCTTCAACAACGGCACGATCACCCTGTCCTTTAAATTCGCCGTCCATATGAACAAGATCAATGAACCCGAAAATAAGAAAATTACTGCGGAAATACTCTCGGCTTGCGTCGGGGCGCCGTGCCAGATAGCTTGTGTTTTTGACCAAGTAAGCAACCACCTGGTCAAGGAGGCGCAAAAGAGGGGAGCCGAGATAATAAAAGTGGAGGATAAATGGATTTCTCAAAAGTAA
- a CDS encoding YbaB/EbfC family nucleoid-associated protein encodes MDFSKVKQAMELKQQLDKIQKELAKIIVEAERGPVRVTANGQQKLISIIINPEAVNPAKTKQLEDNILKTINDAMEKAKKESSKQMAGMMGGMGLPGLG; translated from the coding sequence ATGGATTTCTCAAAAGTAAAGCAAGCCATGGAACTGAAACAGCAGCTCGATAAGATTCAGAAAGAACTGGCTAAAATCATCGTAGAAGCTGAGCGGGGCCCGGTCAGAGTCACCGCCAACGGTCAACAGAAGCTAATTTCAATAATCATCAACCCGGAAGCGGTCAACCCGGCCAAAACTAAACAATTGGAAGATAACATCCTGAAAACCATAAACGACGCCATGGAAAAAGCTAAAAAGGAATCATCCAAACAAATGGCAGGAATGATGGGCGGAATGGGACTGCCAGGTCTGGGGTAG
- the recR gene encoding recombination mediator RecR, translated as MKEAPKSTAAAVNHLTDVLSRLPGIGPKSAQRLAYHLLKASEEQVRELSDALVAVKQKTRRCRVCCNIADGDLCLICGNPVRDRSRICVVEQPQDMLTLEHTRVYKGVYHVLHGNISPAEGVGSDDICIRELMARLDGGDVTEIILATNANVEGETTAMYLQRLISPLGVKVTRLARGLPFGGEIEYADDVTLSRAMENRQEF; from the coding sequence ATGAAGGAAGCGCCTAAATCCACTGCCGCGGCCGTTAACCACCTGACTGACGTGCTGTCCCGGCTACCGGGAATAGGACCGAAGAGTGCCCAGCGCCTGGCTTACCATCTCCTTAAAGCCTCCGAGGAACAGGTGAGGGAGTTATCTGATGCGCTCGTGGCCGTGAAGCAGAAAACGCGGCGCTGCCGGGTATGCTGCAACATCGCCGACGGAGACCTCTGTCTCATCTGTGGAAACCCGGTGAGGGACAGGAGCCGAATCTGTGTGGTTGAGCAACCACAGGATATGTTGACCCTGGAGCACACCAGAGTCTATAAGGGAGTTTACCACGTGTTGCATGGCAACATCTCCCCGGCTGAAGGCGTGGGTAGTGATGATATCTGCATCAGAGAGCTTATGGCTCGCCTCGATGGAGGCGATGTGACGGAAATCATCCTGGCAACAAACGCCAATGTCGAGGGCGAGACCACTGCTATGTACCTGCAGCGTCTGATCAGCCCGCTGGGAGTAAAGGTGACCAGGCTGGCGCGGGGCTTGCCCTTCGGCGGCGAGATCGAGTACGCCGACGATGTCACTCTGTCCCGCGCTATGGAGAACCGCCAGGAGTTTTAA
- the corA gene encoding magnesium/cobalt transporter CorA, which yields MTGTQKRSFKAGLEPGTLIHIGERRAEKTRLRLIDYDQNQLFERELASVEEFFPFRDTASVTWINIDGLHDTSLINQTGGHFGLHPLVLEDIVNTEQRPKIEDFESYLFIVLKMLYRDEDGEIVAEQVSLVLGQNYVLSFQEGGGDAFNPVRERLRQNKGTLRKQGADALLYALVDAIVDNYFGVLENFGEVSERIEENLIEEQTSELLSAIKRLKSELLFLRRSAWPLREMVSGLQHSESSLISPNTRLYLRDVHDHAVQVMDSVENQREVLSDMVDIYLSNASNRMNAVMKVLTIIATIFIPLTFIAGIYGMNFDNMPELRWHWGYFGILGVMAFIGLAMVAYFKRKKWF from the coding sequence ATGACCGGAACCCAAAAACGGTCGTTCAAAGCCGGCCTTGAGCCCGGGACACTGATCCACATCGGCGAACGGCGGGCAGAGAAGACACGGCTCAGGCTGATTGACTACGATCAGAACCAGCTTTTTGAGCGCGAACTGGCATCAGTCGAGGAATTCTTCCCTTTCCGGGATACCGCTTCTGTCACCTGGATCAATATTGACGGACTCCACGACACCTCTCTCATAAACCAGACCGGTGGCCATTTCGGCCTTCACCCGCTGGTGCTGGAAGACATCGTCAACACCGAGCAGCGGCCCAAGATTGAGGACTTCGAGAGCTACCTATTCATCGTCCTCAAGATGCTTTACCGGGACGAGGATGGAGAGATCGTGGCTGAGCAAGTCAGCCTGGTGCTGGGTCAAAACTACGTACTGTCCTTTCAGGAGGGCGGCGGCGATGCCTTCAACCCGGTGCGGGAAAGGTTGAGGCAGAACAAAGGCACGCTGCGTAAGCAAGGCGCCGACGCTCTGCTTTACGCTCTTGTCGACGCCATCGTCGACAACTACTTCGGTGTTCTGGAAAACTTCGGCGAGGTGTCGGAGAGGATCGAGGAAAACCTGATCGAGGAACAGACATCGGAGCTCCTGAGCGCAATCAAACGCCTTAAAAGCGAACTGTTATTTTTACGCCGCTCAGCCTGGCCATTGAGAGAAATGGTCTCCGGTTTGCAACACAGCGAATCAAGCCTCATCTCACCGAATACCCGGCTCTACCTCCGGGATGTCCACGATCATGCTGTCCAGGTCATGGACTCGGTGGAAAACCAGCGTGAGGTGCTCTCCGATATGGTAGATATCTACCTTTCCAACGCCTCCAACCGGATGAACGCTGTCATGAAGGTGCTGACAATTATCGCTACCATCTTTATCCCGCTAACTTTTATTGCCGGAATCTACGGTATGAACTTCGATAACATGCCGGAGTTACGCTGGCATTGGGGTTATTTCGGCATCCTCGGTGTCATGGCTTTCATTGGCCTGGCGATGGTCGCTTACTTCAAGCGCAAAAAGTGGTTTTAG
- a CDS encoding tRNA-binding protein produces MIIDYTDFERVDIRAGRVLAAKPFPEARNPAYRLQLDFGELGVKQSSAQITGRYACEELVGRTLLAVVNLPPKRIAGFVSEVLVLGVVSGDIDVVLVAPDFDVAPGARLL; encoded by the coding sequence GTGATTATCGATTACACCGATTTCGAACGCGTCGATATCCGCGCCGGGCGAGTACTTGCCGCCAAGCCGTTCCCGGAAGCCCGCAACCCAGCGTACCGGCTTCAACTGGACTTCGGAGAGCTTGGTGTTAAGCAGTCCAGCGCCCAGATCACCGGGCGTTATGCCTGTGAAGAACTTGTCGGTCGAACATTGCTGGCGGTGGTCAATCTCCCGCCCAAGCGGATCGCCGGCTTTGTTTCCGAGGTGCTGGTGCTGGGCGTCGTCAGCGGAGATATTGACGTTGTCTTAGTGGCTCCGGATTTCGACGTAGCACCCGGAGCGCGCCTGCTGTGA
- a CDS encoding DNA alkylation repair protein, protein MSLADDIIVHLKSMANPVNVAGMARYGIKSDNTLGVSMPLLRAMAMSYRRNHELALTLWDSGIHEARILASLVDDPKKVTPEQMDRWTANFDSWDICDQVVSNLWEVTPYAFEKAVEWVRRKEEFVKRAGFVLMARLAVSAKNIPNDAQIEAIFAEIERGAADSRNYVRKAVNWALRQIGKRSIELNLRAIAVAEKISGANNPAARWVASDALRELRSPAVQARLQARLR, encoded by the coding sequence GTGAGTCTTGCCGACGACATTATCGTCCATCTGAAATCGATGGCCAACCCGGTGAACGTGGCCGGAATGGCCCGTTACGGCATTAAGTCAGACAATACCCTGGGTGTATCCATGCCATTGCTGCGTGCAATGGCTATGTCATACCGCCGAAACCACGAACTGGCTCTAACGCTGTGGGACTCCGGCATCCACGAGGCCCGTATTCTGGCTAGCCTGGTCGACGATCCTAAAAAGGTCACGCCTGAGCAGATGGACCGTTGGACGGCAAATTTTGACTCCTGGGATATCTGTGACCAGGTAGTGTCTAACCTTTGGGAAGTGACGCCCTATGCTTTCGAAAAGGCTGTCGAATGGGTCCGCCGGAAAGAGGAGTTCGTCAAGCGCGCCGGATTCGTGTTGATGGCTCGGTTGGCGGTTAGTGCCAAGAACATCCCGAACGATGCACAGATCGAAGCTATCTTTGCCGAGATCGAACGCGGCGCCGCCGACAGTCGTAACTACGTCAGGAAAGCGGTTAATTGGGCGCTCCGTCAGATAGGCAAACGGTCTATTGAGTTAAACCTCCGAGCTATCGCGGTTGCCGAAAAGATCTCCGGCGCCAATAATCCCGCCGCCCGTTGGGTGGCGTCCGATGCGCTGCGCGAACTCAGAAGTCCGGCCGTCCAAGCCAGGCTTCAAGCGAGGCTTCGCTAA
- the recO gene encoding DNA repair protein RecO, with the protein MSAPRELKTPAVVIRRARLKEADRVITFFTREFGKVSAVAIGVRKSKSKLAGHLEILTYTNLTLACGKNLDTIIGSQTLSPYLGVRDSLERTAYGLYFAELVSHFAPEGQANPALFVLLVETLENLNVTSNLEPLSLYFELNLLKTLGYQPELRRCVGCRSELKEVTNFFAPASGGILCPDCAVAAPATHAVSVSGLKVMRFFLENRYESAARLKIERALNIEVTAVTRAYIQHLLEKSCLKSAFWLEQIRSISNSISLSKK; encoded by the coding sequence ATGAGCGCGCCGCGTGAACTGAAAACCCCGGCGGTGGTTATCCGCCGGGCGCGACTGAAAGAGGCAGATCGGGTGATCACGTTCTTCACTCGTGAGTTTGGCAAGGTTTCGGCGGTGGCTATAGGGGTCCGGAAGAGCAAAAGCAAGCTGGCCGGGCACCTGGAAATTTTGACTTATACTAATCTTACTTTAGCCTGCGGCAAGAACCTGGACACGATAATCGGCAGCCAAACGTTATCGCCGTACCTCGGGGTCAGAGACTCGCTCGAGCGAACGGCTTACGGGTTATATTTTGCTGAACTGGTCAGTCACTTCGCGCCGGAAGGGCAGGCTAACCCGGCTCTTTTTGTGCTGTTGGTAGAAACATTGGAAAATTTAAACGTAACCTCAAACCTCGAGCCGTTGAGCCTTTATTTTGAGCTTAACTTGTTGAAAACACTGGGTTACCAGCCGGAACTCCGGCGCTGTGTTGGTTGTCGATCAGAACTCAAAGAAGTTACAAACTTCTTCGCGCCGGCCTCAGGCGGAATATTATGCCCTGACTGCGCGGTGGCCGCGCCAGCGACTCACGCAGTATCAGTCAGCGGGTTGAAAGTGATGCGCTTTTTCCTGGAAAACCGCTACGAATCGGCTGCCAGACTCAAAATCGAACGAGCCTTGAATATTGAAGTAACCGCAGTCACCCGCGCCTATATCCAGCATCTGTTAGAAAAAAGTTGCTTGAAAAGTGCCTTCTGGCTGGAACAAATCCGTTCGATTAGCAATTCAATAAGCCTTTCGAAAAAGTGA
- a CDS encoding trypsin-like peptidase domain-containing protein: MEKKQGLSTIILSVAVVVAISLGSFSIFQANQHSEDAQAQISSLSSEITSLENTITGLNGQVTALSAQLSAQFSSLNQQVSGLIQASTAVPNAIAKILPSVVFIEVAFGNPSGTGGIGSGSGLIMDKAGYILTNKHVVSGAFAARVITSDRRIYDVDEIWEDDITDLAVVKITAQNLTPAVFGDPAGMKVGDTVIAIGYPLGMSPAEGGANATAGILSNLSRFFWIDNTPYYDLMEFDAAINPGNSGGALINLKGELVGINSAGLDTAQGINYAINVATAKHVYNDLVQGEVGHHPYLGIMIDDNIQVIPGEPFAAALVGAEILDLDPQGPAAKSGLRPFDVIIKFNGQTVSSASDVIRFLWRLDVNERVTIVIKRGAGELTFEFNAPKRPFNSRFI; this comes from the coding sequence GTGGAAAAGAAACAGGGTTTATCCACCATCATTCTATCTGTCGCGGTGGTGGTCGCGATCAGCCTGGGCTCGTTTTCAATATTCCAGGCCAATCAACACTCAGAAGACGCCCAGGCACAAATATCCAGTTTGTCATCAGAGATCACCAGCCTTGAAAATACAATTACGGGACTCAATGGGCAAGTCACCGCTTTAAGCGCCCAGCTTTCGGCGCAATTCTCAAGCTTGAACCAGCAAGTCTCAGGTTTGATCCAGGCGTCAACCGCCGTTCCCAACGCCATCGCCAAAATCCTTCCCAGCGTCGTTTTCATCGAAGTCGCCTTCGGTAATCCCAGTGGCACCGGGGGGATTGGCTCCGGTTCAGGACTCATCATGGACAAGGCGGGATATATTTTAACCAACAAACATGTGGTGAGCGGTGCCTTCGCCGCCAGAGTCATCACCAGTGACCGGCGCATTTACGATGTGGATGAGATCTGGGAGGATGACATTACTGACCTGGCAGTGGTGAAGATTACTGCCCAAAACCTGACACCCGCTGTCTTCGGAGATCCCGCCGGGATGAAAGTCGGCGATACGGTTATTGCTATAGGTTACCCGTTGGGGATGTCGCCCGCCGAAGGCGGCGCCAATGCCACCGCCGGGATTCTTTCCAATCTGAGCCGGTTTTTCTGGATTGACAACACGCCGTATTATGACCTCATGGAGTTTGATGCCGCCATCAATCCGGGCAATTCGGGTGGCGCTTTGATCAACCTTAAAGGCGAACTTGTCGGCATCAACAGCGCCGGCCTGGATACTGCTCAAGGCATTAATTATGCCATCAACGTCGCAACCGCCAAACATGTATACAACGATCTGGTTCAAGGCGAGGTTGGTCATCACCCGTACCTGGGGATAATGATTGATGACAATATCCAGGTGATTCCCGGTGAACCTTTCGCGGCAGCACTGGTGGGTGCTGAGATTCTTGATTTGGATCCTCAAGGTCCAGCGGCTAAATCAGGTTTGAGGCCGTTTGATGTGATTATCAAATTCAACGGACAGACTGTCTCCTCTGCCTCAGACGTGATCCGTTTTCTCTGGCGGTTGGACGTGAATGAAAGAGTCACCATCGTGATAAAAAGAGGAGCCGGGGAGCTCACTTTTGAGTTCAACGCTCCTAAGCGGCCTTTTAATTCTAGGTTCATTTAA
- the lysS gene encoding lysine--tRNA ligase, with translation MTSRLDSITRERLDKLSRLKELGIEAYPNTFSRSHSCLEAVKILEASEKVGSDAPDVTVAGRLVSRRGMGKINFLDIRDSSGKIQILCGKDHVKEGWDILAALDIGDFIGVTGKLLRTRSGEPTVGAVKLTLLAKSLQPLPEKWHGLQDTETRYRQRYLDLISNPDVRETFRARARIISGIRRYLDSHNFLEVETPVLQPAAGGAAARPFITHHNALDRDFYLRIALELHLKRLIVGGFDGVYEIGRIFRNEGISFKHNPEFTMLECYQAYADYRDVMETVETMVSGIVKDITGGYTVKFGENTLDFNPPWPRIDFRSELLKRSGVDFLAYHDVESLRQKMRELGIAVDPKKDKGKLLDELLSTYLEPDLVQPCFLVDYPIEMSPLAKTRPDEPRIVERFEAFAAGMEIANAFSELNDPLEQERRFKLQILYRNTEAQLSLLIAELIEEMQNQVAGLTHIDPVKVAGLAARAGALGTEIETQTTGNPSLKKIISTFREHIHEIEHKSGSLSDKNVTAFAENLAADMDEIRRGCGDEEEETIDEDFITALEYGMPPTGGLGIGIDRLTMVITNNQSIREVIFFPALKDKE, from the coding sequence ATGACTTCACGACTTGACTCTATTACCAGGGAACGCCTTGACAAGCTATCCCGCCTTAAAGAATTGGGCATCGAGGCTTACCCCAACACTTTCAGCCGCAGCCATTCCTGTCTGGAAGCCGTAAAAATCCTCGAGGCTTCAGAAAAAGTCGGATCTGATGCCCCGGATGTGACTGTGGCTGGCCGTCTGGTGTCTCGCCGCGGCATGGGTAAAATTAATTTCCTGGATATCCGCGACAGTTCCGGTAAGATCCAAATCTTATGCGGCAAGGATCACGTTAAAGAAGGCTGGGATATACTTGCCGCTCTTGACATCGGTGATTTTATCGGGGTTACCGGTAAACTGCTGCGAACCCGGTCCGGTGAACCTACTGTTGGCGCCGTTAAACTGACCTTGCTTGCTAAATCATTACAACCGCTGCCTGAAAAATGGCACGGCCTGCAGGACACTGAGACCCGTTACCGCCAGCGCTACCTTGACCTAATCTCCAATCCAGATGTGAGGGAGACTTTCCGCGCCCGCGCCCGAATTATCTCCGGTATCCGCCGCTATCTTGACAGCCATAACTTCCTTGAAGTCGAGACGCCGGTGCTCCAGCCTGCCGCTGGCGGCGCCGCTGCCCGCCCGTTTATCACCCACCATAACGCCCTGGACCGCGATTTTTACCTCCGAATCGCCCTTGAACTCCATCTTAAGCGCCTCATCGTCGGCGGCTTCGACGGCGTCTATGAGATCGGCCGTATCTTCCGGAATGAGGGCATTTCCTTCAAGCACAACCCGGAATTCACGATGTTGGAATGCTACCAGGCTTACGCAGACTACCGGGATGTCATGGAGACGGTTGAGACCATGGTCTCCGGCATCGTAAAAGACATCACGGGTGGCTACACCGTAAAGTTCGGTGAAAACACCCTCGACTTTAATCCGCCCTGGCCGCGGATTGATTTCCGCAGCGAGCTGCTCAAGCGCTCCGGTGTCGACTTCCTGGCTTACCACGACGTCGAGTCACTGCGGCAAAAGATGCGCGAACTCGGCATCGCCGTCGACCCCAAGAAGGACAAGGGCAAGTTGCTCGACGAACTGCTGTCGACCTACCTCGAGCCGGACTTGGTGCAGCCATGCTTCCTGGTGGACTACCCCATCGAGATGTCGCCGCTGGCCAAGACGCGACCTGACGAACCGCGCATCGTCGAGCGCTTCGAGGCTTTCGCCGCCGGCATGGAAATCGCCAACGCCTTCTCCGAACTGAACGACCCATTGGAACAGGAACGGCGTTTCAAATTGCAAATACTCTACCGCAACACCGAAGCCCAGCTTTCGCTCCTGATCGCCGAGCTTATCGAAGAGATGCAAAACCAGGTGGCCGGGTTGACCCACATCGACCCTGTCAAGGTAGCCGGCTTGGCTGCCCGCGCCGGCGCCCTTGGCACCGAAATCGAGACCCAGACAACAGGCAACCCCTCTCTCAAGAAGATAATCAGCACCTTCCGAGAGCATATCCACGAGATCGAGCACAAGTCCGGATCGCTGAGCGATAAAAACGTTACCGCTTTTGCTGAAAACCTGGCTGCAGACATGGACGAGATCCGCCGGGGCTGCGGCGACGAGGAAGAAGAAACCATCGACGAGGACTTCATTACGGCACTTGAGTATGGAATGCCGCCTACCGGTGGCCTGGGCATAGGTATCGATCGGCTTACCATGGTCATCACCAATAACCAGAGCATACGCGAGGTCATTTTCTTCCCGGCTCTCAAAGACAAGGAGTAA